In Trichocoleus sp., the DNA window CTGCTGGTGTACCAGACACATAAGCAACCCAGGTTTGCACTTCAGGACGATCGAGATATTGCATCCAGCGCTCGAATGTCCAACTGAGGCGATCGAGCCAGTACCAATCTCCGCCCACACTGGTATAAAGAAAGCGGCTCAATTCAGGTGAGGGAATTTTAGCTTGTTCAATCCGCAAATCAGCAATGTTTGAATTTACCGATCGAAGCTGCTGGCGATCGAGCATTTCCAAATACCAGATGGTGATTTGAGTCAGCATAGAAGGAACGAAAAATAGAAAAGAACGCCGAGAAGGTTATTGACCTCACAAGAGATGCCTACTCCTCTCTCCCTCCTACCCCCTGCTCTCTGGATGTCCCATTGCGATCGAGTCCCTGTTTAATCCAGTTGAGGCACTGGGTTTCGCTGCGGAAGATTTTAGGAGCGGCAATGTTGGTCAGCCCTTGAGGGGGATAGTGGTCGTAAAAGCACTTGTCGCCCTGACGGTAGAGAATGATCAGGTTGTGACGGTAGGTGTAGCGATTTTTGAAGTCATTGTCTTGTTTTCGAATGTCAGAATGTTCGTTCAGATGATCCTGAGCGATCCCCACAATGCCATCAATGCTGGCTGAGTGAAGTTGAGCAGGGTTATCGGCTCTGTGATATTTGCCGCGATGCCCTAATTCTGAGAGGAGTTTGTAGGAATAGATTGACTGGGTTTCGATCGCACCAGACACATAAGGAATAATCAGATAGCCCCGATGAGCAACGGAATATTCGTAAAGGAGCCGATCCATCGCGCACCAGCCTCACTTGCAGCGTTCTCTAGCATTATTATCTCGAATCCTGTAACCTATCTCTCAACTGATTGCAAAGGATTGCTAGCAATCATAAGCGATCGAGTTCTAGATGGAGGGAATAGAGCCGCTCTAGCGGATGCCCATCTGGACACGCCAGAGATTGGCGTAAACGCCTTTGTGATCGATCAGGTCTTCGTGTTTGCCTTGCTCGACGAGTTTGCCTTGCTCCATCACATAAATTCGATCGGCGTTGCGAATGGTAGACAAACGGTGGGCAATGGCGATCGTGGTTCGGTTTTGCGTGATGCGCTCTAGCGATCGTTGAATTGCGGCTTCTGTTTCGTTATCGACTGCAGAAGTGGCTTCATCGAGAATCAGAATCGGCGGATTTTTGAGAATGGCACGGGCAATTGCTAATCGTTGTCTTTGTCCACCAGAGAGTTTTTGCCCCCGTTCACCCACGATCGTGTCATAACCCTGAGGCAGTTGTTCGATAAACTCATGCGCTTCTGCAATTTTTGCCGCTTCGATCGCTTCGGCAAGGGTGGCACTGGGGTTGCCATAAGTGACGTTTTCTAGCACTGTGCCATGAAACAAAAACACATCCTGACTGACCCACCCAATTGCCTGTCTCAGGCTCCGCAATTCCAGATCTTGAATGTTGATACCGTCGAGTGTAATTTCGCCCGATTGAATCTCATAAAGTCGCAGCAGCAGTTTGACAAGCGTACTCTTTCCCGAACCTGTCGAGCCGACAATGGCGATCGTTTGACCTGCCGGAATGTGCAACGAGAGATCTTGCACAATTGGAGAACGCTGATGATAGGCGAAAGTTACATTTTTGAGGATGATTTCACCTTTAATGGATGAACGAGAAGTGTGATAACTTGAACCAGAAAATGAGTAATCAGTAATCAGTAATGGAGAAGATGATTTAGGTTCAAGAATGATGTCACCGGAATGAATGGTGATTGGGGTATCAAGCAGGCTCATGACCCGATTAATTGATGCCATTGCCCTTTGATATTGGTCAAGCGTTTCACCTAAGCGCGTCAGAGGCCAGAGCAAACGTTGGATCATAAAAACGAGAACGCTGTACGTTCCAACGGATAATGTTCCTTCAACCGCTTGCAGACCGCCAACAACGAGTAATGCGGTGAAGCCAATCAAAATAATGGTGCGAATTAAAGGGACAAAGGCAGCGCTGAGGGCAATGGCGCGACGGTTGCTCTGGCGATAGGCTTCACTTTCAAGCCGCAGGCGATTGACTTCATAGGCTTCTGTTGTAAAGCTTTTAATCGTGACAATACCACTGAGGTTGTTTGATAAGCGACTGCTCAGGAGGCTTACTTTCTCACGAACCTCTGCATAACGCGGGGCAAGCAGTTTTTGGAAGGCGATCGATCCCCATAAAATAAACGGCATCGGCAACATTGCCATCCAGGCGACGCTGGGAGCGATAACAAAGAAGCCAGTCCCAATCACAATGACGGTTGTGACGACCTGCAAAATGTCATTTGCGCCAAAGTCTAGAAATCGCTCTAGCTGGTTAATGTCATCGTTCAAAATTGCCATCAAACCGCCCGTACTGCGGGCTTCAAAATACTCTAGCTCCAGCTCTTGTAAATGTTGATAGGCATCCAGTCGCAGGTCATGCTGAATCTTTTGGGCTAAATTCCGCCAGAGCCGCGCGTAGGCATATTCAAACAGGGACTCTAGACCCCAAATGAGAAAAGTGAGGACTGCCAGCACCAAAAACTGTTCGCGTACCCCCGGAATTCCCAGTTGAGCGATCCAGGAATCCTGCTTTTTGACCACTACATCCACTGCAACACCAATTAATACCGGGGGAGCAAGGTCAAATATTTTATTGAGAATGGAACAGATCGTCGCCTGCCAAATTTGCGATCGATAAGCCCGTCCATAGTGCAGCAACCGGATCAGGGGATGGGTCAGTGGCTCCTGATAATCTGAATGGGATAAGCGATGATGTTTGGGTTTGCGTCCGTTCGAAGTAGTCAAGATATCGGTTCCCTTAAAAATGCCATCCCTCTATTGTGCCTAGCGGATGACGTTGTGAGAACTAACCTGACAAGCAGGACACTTTATGCTTCTTGGGGATCGGCTCGAGTCACCACCAGGCTCTGGGGCAGTTCGAGCGTAAAGTGCGTTTGTCCATCTCCAGTGCCAACCATAATCTGACCACCGAGATGGTTTACCAATCGCTTCACTAATGCCAGCCCTAGACCCGTTCCACCTTGCTGCCAGGGGTCACTGCTGGGAATGCGGTAAAACTTCTCAAAAATGCGTGAAAATTCAGTATCTGGAATCTCAACGCCTGAATTAGTGACACGCAGGACGATCGTATCGCTCGTTGCTGAAACGGTGACCGAAATTGCTCCATTCGGTGGCGTATATTTGCAGGCATTATGCAGCAGTTCGCCTAAGATTCGCTGAAGACTGGCAGTATCTGATAACAGCGGGGGCAAGTTGGGAGCTAGGTGGAGATGGAGCGTTTGCTGCCGTTGCTCGGCTCGTTCTCGATAAGGAAATACGACCTGCGGAATCCAATCTTCCAGCAGAATCATCGTGAAATCAAAGACCTGATGCTTGGTTTCTAGCTTTTGCAAATCGAGCAGATCATTAATTAGCCCAATCTCTCGTTCGCATTCGTTCTTAAGAATCTTGAGATATACCAAGCTGCGGGGATAGTCTGGCGGCGTCGTAGAGCTTGGCGCAATGTTTTGAGTCGTGCTTTGGGCAATGTTGAACTTACCAGAACCCAAATATTGCTCCAGCATTTGAATCGCCAACCGCATGTTGGAAATGGGCGATCGCAGCTCGTGCGAAATCGTACTGAGAAAGTCATCCTTGAGATGATTCAGCCGCTCTAGCTCAGTTACCTGGGCCTGGGCAGCCTGATAAAGCCGCGATTGACGGATCGCGATCGTACATTGATTGGCAATCTGCTGTACCAGATTGATTTCAGAATCATCCAGGATGCGATCTGCCGGACTGATTAGCCAGAGATCCCCGATCGTTCCTTGAGTTGTCGTAATCGGGCAGGCAAACATGGAAACCCGGCCGCGATTGGGATGTTGCGTCAGCGAACAAAACTGAAACGACTGCCCCTCGACTAGTTGTTGATAGAGTTCTGGACAGGTTGCCATTGCCACAATCCGTCCGTGGTAGCCAATAATTGACTCGCTATATTCATAGGTGACGCTCGAGGTTTGCTGCTCCAGGTTATAGAGTGCCAGATTACAGCAGCCTGCATTGAGTGCCGTCACCAGTTCTTTAACAACGGTCTGTAGAATTTGCGATTCATCCAGGCTATCGCGTACATGATTAGTCGTCTGGCGCAGCGTTGCTTCAAAGTCGAAAGCGCGCTGTAGTTCGATCGTCCGTTGCCAGAGTTCTTTGGTGCGCTCTTGCAGCAGCATTTCCAGCTCATTGTTAAACTGCTGCACCTGCTGATAAAGCTCAGATTGGTGAATCGCAATTGCTAACTGAGTAGAGAGTTGCCGCAATAAGTCCCCTTCCCAGGACAACCACTGACGCGGTGCAGTGCAATGATGTGCAATCAGCAGACCCCAAAGCTTCTCCCCCTGTAGAATTGGGACTGCCAAGCTCGCCCGCACGCGTAAGCTGGACAGCAAATCGACATAACAGGGCAACAGATCAGCCGTTGAGACATCATCGATCGCATTTAGGTGTCCCTGCTCAAATTGTCGCTGCCAGTTAGTTTCAAAGCAGGGATCACGAATCACCTCGCCTAAAAGTGACCAGTAGTTGGCGCTAACAGATTCCACAACCACTGAACCACTCCAATCCGGGTGGAACTGATATATCAGGACTCGATCGACCTGAAGCAGCGATCGAACTTCTGTGACTGCTGTATTCAGGATTTCTTCCAGATGTAGGGATTGGCGAATCCGATGGGCGATCGTCCCGACCAGTCGTTCGCGTTCAGTTTGCTGCTGTAACTCAGTTGCCACCTGATTTGTGTGAAGAATGCGGCGTACCCGCTGACGCAAGACTGCCCAATGTACGGGTTTGGTGATGTAGTCAGTTGCTCCGACGGCAAAGGCACGATCGACCGACTCCGTATCATTCAGACCTGTAATCATCAGCACCGGAACCGGGTGCTTAGAAGTGAGGCGGGTCAACATCTCGCAGCAGAGAAACCCGTCCATTTCTGGCATGACTGCATCAAGCAAGACGAGGTCAGGACGCACCTGCTGAAACTGAGTAATTGCCGCTTCACCATCACTTGCCTCTATGACCTGATAGCCTTCTTGCTTCATTACCTGATGTAGCAGATCCCGCATCACAGGGTCATCATCAACAATCAGGATCAGGCTGGAAGCTTGAGGTAGGGGAGAGACAAAAGCAAGGTCTGGCATAGAGTCAAAACAGGTATCTGCCATAGCGAAGGAGTTGGTGCTCAGCCTTGTAGATTACAGATAGTCACAGACAAACTACATCCCTAATGCACAATATGGCAAAGAATGCCAGCTCAACTGCTCGGCAACACCTCAGCAGAGACAAAAGTGAATTCTGTCTGGGGCTTCTTTGAAGCGAAGCGCACTTTAAGTCTACTTTAAGTCTAAAGGCAGATTGCTATCTCTACCTTTTGGGGGTGACGTTAGACTCCCAGTCTACAACACGCTGCTTGTAAACATAAATACTCTGTAACTTGTTGCAACGATCATTGATATAAATTGTTTCTTTCAATAAAAAATCCTGAAAGGATCGGTAATTGAGCCATATCAAGCCAACACCAATCGAAATGGTGATGAGTCAACGGTAATGAGTCAAGTGATCCTGGCGATCGATCATTCGTTATTTGTATAGGGCAAACAAGCAATTTCACTCAGCCAGGATTTTCACTGAGATTCAAAATAATCTCTAGGGGAGAAATAGGCTAAGCGACAAATGCAGCATCAGTCTGCGTAATGAAGTTAAG includes these proteins:
- a CDS encoding GAF domain-containing protein, whose amino-acid sequence is MADTCFDSMPDLAFVSPLPQASSLILIVDDDPVMRDLLHQVMKQEGYQVIEASDGEAAITQFQQVRPDLVLLDAVMPEMDGFLCCEMLTRLTSKHPVPVLMITGLNDTESVDRAFAVGATDYITKPVHWAVLRQRVRRILHTNQVATELQQQTERERLVGTIAHRIRQSLHLEEILNTAVTEVRSLLQVDRVLIYQFHPDWSGSVVVESVSANYWSLLGEVIRDPCFETNWQRQFEQGHLNAIDDVSTADLLPCYVDLLSSLRVRASLAVPILQGEKLWGLLIAHHCTAPRQWLSWEGDLLRQLSTQLAIAIHQSELYQQVQQFNNELEMLLQERTKELWQRTIELQRAFDFEATLRQTTNHVRDSLDESQILQTVVKELVTALNAGCCNLALYNLEQQTSSVTYEYSESIIGYHGRIVAMATCPELYQQLVEGQSFQFCSLTQHPNRGRVSMFACPITTTQGTIGDLWLISPADRILDDSEINLVQQIANQCTIAIRQSRLYQAAQAQVTELERLNHLKDDFLSTISHELRSPISNMRLAIQMLEQYLGSGKFNIAQSTTQNIAPSSTTPPDYPRSLVYLKILKNECEREIGLINDLLDLQKLETKHQVFDFTMILLEDWIPQVVFPYRERAEQRQQTLHLHLAPNLPPLLSDTASLQRILGELLHNACKYTPPNGAISVTVSATSDTIVLRVTNSGVEIPDTEFSRIFEKFYRIPSSDPWQQGGTGLGLALVKRLVNHLGGQIMVGTGDGQTHFTLELPQSLVVTRADPQEA
- a CDS encoding ABC transporter ATP-binding protein encodes the protein MTTSNGRKPKHHRLSHSDYQEPLTHPLIRLLHYGRAYRSQIWQATICSILNKIFDLAPPVLIGVAVDVVVKKQDSWIAQLGIPGVREQFLVLAVLTFLIWGLESLFEYAYARLWRNLAQKIQHDLRLDAYQHLQELELEYFEARSTGGLMAILNDDINQLERFLDFGANDILQVVTTVIVIGTGFFVIAPSVAWMAMLPMPFILWGSIAFQKLLAPRYAEVREKVSLLSSRLSNNLSGIVTIKSFTTEAYEVNRLRLESEAYRQSNRRAIALSAAFVPLIRTIILIGFTALLVVGGLQAVEGTLSVGTYSVLVFMIQRLLWPLTRLGETLDQYQRAMASINRVMSLLDTPITIHSGDIILEPKSSSPLLITDYSFSGSSYHTSRSSIKGEIILKNVTFAYHQRSPIVQDLSLHIPAGQTIAIVGSTGSGKSTLVKLLLRLYEIQSGEITLDGINIQDLELRSLRQAIGWVSQDVFLFHGTVLENVTYGNPSATLAEAIEAAKIAEAHEFIEQLPQGYDTIVGERGQKLSGGQRQRLAIARAILKNPPILILDEATSAVDNETEAAIQRSLERITQNRTTIAIAHRLSTIRNADRIYVMEQGKLVEQGKHEDLIDHKGVYANLWRVQMGIR